AGATGTAGAATATTGTATTTCAACGCCCCAATGATGGTTTTTAAACCATGATGGCAGACGCTCCCCGGTGCTGCCAAACAAATAAACCACATTGCTGCCCATGCCCAGATAATGGCTTTTGCCCAAAAGAGTCAATGCTGTTTTGGCAGCAGGATGTACGCTCAGATTCAATTGCTGTTGCAAGGCATATATAGCCCCTGAATAATCAACCGAATCGCCAGCCCTTACCATTGCCCCGTTGCCTATTGCCTCCAACCAATGGCTGTTACGGTAGGTTCGCAAAAGCCCGGGGCTATACCCCTGCCTGCTCAACCAGTTGCTTGTAAGCACAACACCAGGCGGCTGAATATGCATCAACTTGTTTATTTTAGAACCGTTTTCTGTAGCCATAATACATTTATTGGTACAAAAATAAACAAAAACTTCTTTTTAGTTTAAAATGACCATGAAAAATGTAGGGGAACAACATTTTTTCGAACAAAAATAAACCTGGCGGTAGAAGGTGTTCGGGTTTCGGCGTTTGAGGTTCAGGCTTGCTTGCTATGGGCTGTTATCAAACACTGCCTCCAAAAAATCCGCTGCTAACTTCTTGTAATCCTTGTTTTTGATGATCCGCTCAAGGCCTCGTTTTTCATGGCTTCGTGTTCAGCCGGGCTCATTTTTTTCATGGTTTGTATAGCCTGGCTGAGGGCTTCGGGGTCTTCGGCTGCTTATCCAGATGTTGAATAATTTGAATTTGGAGCTTGGAAAAGATTACTTGACTTTATTAAAACGCAAGGCTGCTGAGGTTATATTTTGAAAGAATATGAAACGTTTACGCCTCTAACTGTTTATCCTTTCCGATAGAGTGGTATGTATTTCTTCAAGCCATAAAATGCATACACGATTAGGTACCACAAACTTCTGGCAAACGGAATTTTTTCAACATCCCGGTAAACTTTCCAGATGTAATACATCGTCTTCATTTTGTTTTTTGAAATGGAATGAGGGCGAAGCCTGTAATAACCAAGCGGTTCGGGATAGCTGTAAGCATATTGAATTTTGCGGAGGATTTCGAGCCAGAGGGTGTAATCATGCCTTTTCTTGATGTTGGCCATGTACATATTGCCCAGATGGTGGCGGTCGTAAACGGCTGTAAGGCAGCCAATATCGCATGTGCGCAGGATGTCGCGGTAGTTTACTTTTGAGCGGGTGGTGCTCAGACCAAGTTCTTTTCCATCTTCATCAATGATATGATAGGGTGCAAAAGTAAACACATAGTTGTTGACAAGCATAAAGCCGATTTGTTTTTCCAGTTTATCGGGTGTCCATAGGTCATCGCTATCGCAGAAGGCAATAAAGCGGCCGGTGGCCTGATCAATGGAATGTCTCCTGGCCGTTGCAGCCCCCATGTTTTCATTCAATTGAAATAATTTAATTCTTTGATCAATACCAGCAAATTTCTTTACAATGTTTACAGTGTGATCCGCCGATGCATCATCAGTGATCAACAACTCCCAGTCATGATAGGTCTGCACAAGAATTGACCTGATGGTCTCCTCAATAAACCTCTCTGAATTGAAAGTGGGGGTGATGATGGAAACTTTCATGGATATTTATATCCTTAAACTAAGATGGAAATCAAAGATTTTTTAATCTTCGTTTACAAGGAATTGAAGCGTTTTGTTTCTATTAGAATGCTGTTAGCAGCATCAAATCTTATCTTCAATAAATTAATTGGATTGATTTTTCGCTTTATGATTTCAGGAAAATAAATTACTGTTTCTAATAATGAAATTACAAATGATTTCCTGCCAAACATTCTCGCATGCACCGCCGCGCGAGTTTTAATGCGTTGTTTATCAAATTTATCAGTTTTTCTTACTGTACTCTCGTATGGGTGGTTGACAATATAAAATGGAAAGAATTCAACATTCAGTCCTGATTTTATGCAATCATTTATAAAGATAGCTTCCTCGCCAAAATGAAACTCTTTACTCCCAATCCCAAATCGCTCATCGAATTGGATTCCCCTATTCTTTATTGATTTTATCCTTATTGCAATTTCAATAGAAGAAATCGGGTGGTGCCAAAAATTCTTTAAGCCCTTTTGTTTAGCTGGATAATTTTTGTATTCAGGCTCACCCTCATTTGTTCTAATTTTAAAACAAGCAACATCCAAATGCGGATTAGCTTTAAACGCTTCACTGATCAAATTAAAAGTATTTGAAAAGTATTTAATGTCATCATCAGCAAGAAGGGCAATATCTCCATCAGCAAATTGTAATGCATTGTTCCTTGACTTCGCAAGACCTGCACCCAAAACCTGTGAAACAAATACATCTTCCCTATGGAGATTTTCCGGTACATACTTAAATTCTAAAGATCTATACTGATGTGAAATAATGTATTTGACCAACATATTTGCAGGTTGCAAAATGTCTTTTACCTTATCGATACCCTGATCAATAGTAGAAATGAGTATGTTGATGGTCATCAGTCAACTAATCGCAAGTGTGGTTGTTAAATGTTAGCTATTTTGAATAAAGAAAAAAAAACACGCCTGTAAGCCTGTTAGTCAAATATCTAAATGGATTACTCCCATTGGTTAAAAGTTTTCGGGTAAGGAAAATAGTCGATACGAAAACTTTTAAAACTGCTATAAAACCAAATTTTTTTGCATCTATTGCTCCTTGAATAGCAACCTTAGATTTATCAAACTCATTTGTGGTTTTTGTTGAACTTTCGTAAGGATGACTCACAATGTAAAAGGGGAAATACTGAATACTTAAACCAGCCTTCTGACAATCAATTATAAACATCTCTTCCTCTCCTCTTTTGTATTTTTCTGCCCCTAATCCAAACCTTTCATCAAAAAAAATTCCTTTTTCTTTAATGGCTTGTATACGAAAAGAAACTTCAATAGATGAAACATAGTGACGTTTTTTCTTCTTAAAGGTGTAGGCTTCAGTTGAATAGTTTTTGTATTCAGGTTCGCCATCATATGTTTTAATTTTAAAACAGGCCACATTCAGCGAGGGATCATCTGAATAAACTTTTTTAATGATTCGGAATGTATCTGGCAAATAGGTGATATCGTCATCTGCAATTATAGCAATATCACCATCTGCAATCATCAAAGCATTGTTACGACTTTTTGAAAGACCTTTCCCGGGTATTTGTGATATCTGAACATCTTCTCTTCTCAGTGCATCAGGAATTTCTAAAAATTTTTCATCTGTATATTGATGAGAAATAATGTATTTGATATCAGGCATTTTGTCCTGAAGTACCAATCCAACTTTATTAATACCATTATCAATAGTTGAAATTAAAACGTTTATGATCATATTAGGAATCAATTTAGTACCTCAAACTTTTTCAAAACCTCTATTGATTTCGACGAGAAAAGTATTTCATGAACAATTTTGGTAAATAACTCAAACTTTGCAAATTAAAAAACCACAATGATTTTAGTAATAATCCTAATCCATTAAGAAAATAACAAGTCGGTAACAAGGACAATCCAACAATTATCATCCCCCCGTTTAATTGAGCTTTGGAATGAGGCATTATTTTTAAGGTCAATTTTCTTTCTTTTGCCCGAAGTACGATCATTGCTTTAATTGTAAGATGAAATTGATAAGCTAAAGAAGCGTTTTTATTTAATGA
This DNA window, taken from Bacteroidales bacterium, encodes the following:
- a CDS encoding type IV toxin-antitoxin system AbiEi family antitoxin, whose amino-acid sequence is MATENGSKINKLMHIQPPGVVLTSNWLSRQGYSPGLLRTYRNSHWLEAIGNGAMVRAGDSVDYSGAIYALQQQLNLSVHPAAKTALTLLGKSHYLGMGSNVVYLFGSTGERLPSWFKNHHWGVEIQYSTSGILPAGMGLVEIEHKNFAVKISSPARALMECLYLAPQKQELTECFEIMQGLNNLNPANLQKLLEHCTSVKVKRLFLYMAEKAGHAWFKHLIKSNIDLGKGNRRVVSNGVYVAGYKITVPKELEADENPGL
- a CDS encoding glycosyltransferase family 2 protein, encoding MKVSIITPTFNSERFIEETIRSILVQTYHDWELLITDDASADHTVNIVKKFAGIDQRIKLFQLNENMGAATARRHSIDQATGRFIAFCDSDDLWTPDKLEKQIGFMLVNNYVFTFAPYHIIDEDGKELGLSTTRSKVNYRDILRTCDIGCLTAVYDRHHLGNMYMANIKKRHDYTLWLEILRKIQYAYSYPEPLGYYRLRPHSISKNKMKTMYYIWKVYRDVEKIPFARSLWYLIVYAFYGLKKYIPLYRKG
- a CDS encoding glycosyltransferase family 2 protein; translated protein: MTINILISTIDQGIDKVKDILQPANMLVKYIISHQYRSLEFKYVPENLHREDVFVSQVLGAGLAKSRNNALQFADGDIALLADDDIKYFSNTFNLISEAFKANPHLDVACFKIRTNEGEPEYKNYPAKQKGLKNFWHHPISSIEIAIRIKSIKNRGIQFDERFGIGSKEFHFGEEAIFINDCIKSGLNVEFFPFYIVNHPYESTVRKTDKFDKQRIKTRAAVHARMFGRKSFVISLLETVIYFPEIIKRKINPINLLKIRFDAANSILIETKRFNSL
- a CDS encoding glycosyltransferase — its product is MIINVLISTIDNGINKVGLVLQDKMPDIKYIISHQYTDEKFLEIPDALRREDVQISQIPGKGLSKSRNNALMIADGDIAIIADDDITYLPDTFRIIKKVYSDDPSLNVACFKIKTYDGEPEYKNYSTEAYTFKKKKRHYVSSIEVSFRIQAIKEKGIFFDERFGLGAEKYKRGEEEMFIIDCQKAGLSIQYFPFYIVSHPYESSTKTTNEFDKSKVAIQGAIDAKKFGFIAVLKVFVSTIFLTRKLLTNGSNPFRYLTNRLTGVFFFLYSK